One window of Pseudacidobacterium ailaaui genomic DNA carries:
- a CDS encoding VirB4 family type IV secretion system protein, which translates to MLRLDKVIKPWKEAAALSDHINLYGFWNETAFLTKSGDLGMVLSVTGVDYESLDYAGQEYAVKRLEAALKAFGPGFHVYQYLFKSNRPEIPFADYDSPVVEEAVDYRRRFFAAKADSLYQIEIFYCVVLEGARSKTGIRAALAQMFRDPGGAVNELKAQFTSNHMKTLLRAQIKRDLARLESHVQGFIRQLGDFVHIDVLDQQGQFRFFRRLVNYDDWRIAGAPKHTQFLDYQVVNSDIEAERDHLRVGDHFVRILTMKEAIGETRPLVLDALLKIPANFYAVTEWTPLSIEKARKEVNKRRRHFNISKTGFVSQLGNDAAQTNPRDVLVDESKQADIENLGNCLRELGEGQSLGEFSLTIVLYGRDRQALDERVGAFAGVFTNADGSLFVETYNQLNAYFATVPGGYAFNLRRMLLLNTNYADLSFLFTILPGEKVNSYLNAEYLAVLETDNATPYYLNLHCGEVAHTLILGMTGSGKSYFCNFLLQNAQKYKPLTFIFDIGGSFESLTTIFGGSYLNVGQETRDFTINPFSLAQTKENMQFLFSFFRVLIEGNNQRYRLDFKEEIKLWDAIERIYMLEAGQRTVSNFSNIIGELKDRLHRWTRAGQYGFLFDNAEDTLSFSEFQTFNFAGWGDAPEVLEPLLFYVLHRASNEICDPARLATFKIFLLDEAWLFIKNETIRNYVVQAQKTWRKHRAAMILATQSIKELQESGMLHIVSESCPTKILLANPEMDRSVYAEAFHLNNTELDLIAGLVPPGQMLIRKAQSSKKVHLNVDSVTHWMATNNAKDNLRKREYFARYGIAEGLRRLAEEFPFQPRTITTTTSTAMKGAAA; encoded by the coding sequence ATGCTGCGTCTCGATAAGGTCATCAAGCCGTGGAAGGAGGCCGCCGCGCTTTCGGACCACATCAACCTGTACGGCTTCTGGAACGAGACGGCGTTTCTGACCAAGAGCGGCGACCTGGGGATGGTCCTGAGCGTGACCGGCGTCGATTATGAGAGTCTCGACTACGCCGGACAGGAATATGCCGTGAAGCGCCTCGAAGCCGCCCTCAAAGCATTCGGGCCGGGCTTCCACGTCTATCAATATCTCTTCAAATCGAACCGGCCGGAGATTCCCTTTGCCGACTACGACAGCCCTGTTGTCGAGGAAGCCGTGGACTACCGGCGACGGTTTTTCGCGGCCAAGGCCGACAGCCTCTACCAGATTGAAATCTTCTACTGCGTCGTGCTTGAAGGAGCGCGATCGAAGACCGGCATCCGTGCCGCGCTAGCGCAGATGTTCCGTGATCCCGGCGGAGCCGTGAATGAGCTGAAGGCCCAGTTCACAAGCAATCACATGAAGACGCTGCTGCGCGCGCAGATCAAGCGCGATCTTGCGCGGCTCGAAAGCCATGTGCAGGGATTCATCCGGCAGCTTGGCGACTTCGTGCATATCGATGTGCTCGACCAGCAAGGCCAGTTCCGGTTCTTCCGGCGTCTCGTCAACTACGACGACTGGCGGATTGCGGGCGCGCCGAAGCATACGCAGTTTCTCGATTACCAGGTGGTCAACTCCGACATCGAGGCCGAGCGGGACCATCTGCGCGTGGGCGACCACTTCGTGCGGATTCTGACGATGAAGGAAGCTATCGGCGAGACACGGCCGCTTGTGCTCGATGCGCTGCTCAAGATTCCAGCCAACTTTTACGCGGTCACAGAGTGGACGCCGTTGAGCATTGAGAAGGCGCGCAAGGAAGTCAACAAGCGCCGCCGACACTTCAACATCTCGAAGACAGGCTTTGTCTCGCAACTCGGCAACGATGCGGCGCAGACCAATCCGCGCGATGTGTTGGTGGACGAATCGAAGCAGGCCGACATCGAGAATCTGGGTAATTGCTTGCGTGAGCTGGGCGAGGGCCAGTCGCTCGGCGAGTTTTCGCTGACCATCGTACTCTATGGCCGCGACCGGCAGGCGCTCGATGAGCGCGTCGGCGCGTTCGCCGGCGTCTTTACCAACGCCGACGGCAGCCTGTTCGTTGAAACCTACAACCAGCTCAACGCCTACTTCGCTACCGTGCCCGGCGGCTACGCATTCAACCTGCGGCGAATGCTTCTCTTAAATACAAACTACGCAGACCTGTCGTTCCTGTTCACGATCCTGCCCGGCGAGAAGGTCAACAGCTATCTCAACGCCGAGTACCTCGCCGTGCTGGAGACGGACAACGCCACACCCTACTATCTGAATCTCCATTGCGGCGAGGTGGCGCACACGCTGATTCTTGGCATGACCGGTTCGGGCAAATCGTACTTCTGCAACTTCCTTTTGCAGAATGCGCAGAAGTATAAGCCATTAACTTTCATCTTCGACATCGGCGGCAGCTTCGAGTCGCTGACGACGATCTTCGGCGGTTCGTATCTCAATGTCGGCCAGGAGACGCGCGACTTCACTATCAATCCCTTCTCACTGGCGCAGACCAAGGAGAACATGCAGTTCCTCTTCAGCTTCTTCCGCGTACTGATCGAAGGCAATAATCAGCGGTACCGGCTCGACTTCAAGGAAGAGATCAAGCTGTGGGATGCGATCGAGCGCATCTACATGCTCGAAGCCGGGCAGCGGACGGTCTCGAACTTCTCGAATATCATTGGCGAACTGAAAGACCGGCTACATCGCTGGACCCGCGCCGGGCAGTACGGGTTTCTCTTCGACAACGCCGAGGACACACTCTCGTTCAGCGAGTTCCAGACCTTCAACTTCGCCGGCTGGGGCGATGCGCCGGAGGTGCTGGAGCCGCTGCTCTTTTATGTCCTCCATCGGGCATCGAACGAGATCTGCGATCCGGCGCGGCTGGCCACCTTCAAGATCTTCCTGCTCGACGAGGCGTGGCTGTTCATCAAGAACGAGACCATCCGCAACTACGTGGTGCAGGCGCAGAAGACATGGCGCAAGCACCGCGCCGCAATGATCCTGGCCACGCAGTCGATCAAGGAGTTACAGGAATCGGGAATGCTGCATATCGTCTCCGAGAGCTGCCCAACCAAGATCCTTCTCGCCAACCCGGAGATGGACCGCTCGGTCTACGCCGAGGCGTTCCACTTGAACAACACGGAACTTGACCTGATTGCCGGTCTCGTTCCACCGGGGCAGATGCTCATCCGCAAGGCGCAATCGTCGAAGAAGGTCCATCTGAACGTCGATTCTGTCACGCACTGGATGGCGACCAACAACGCCAAGGACAATCTGCGCAAGCGCGAATACTTCGCGCGCTACGGCATCGCCGAGGGCCTGCGCCGGCTCGCCGAAGAGTTTCCGTTTCAGCCACGCACCATCACCACCACCACCTCTACCGCTATGAAAGGAGCCGCAGCATGA
- a CDS encoding VirB3 family type IV secretion system protein, with amino-acid sequence MQTHTYSRPTIGAASDGSSPPRRRNRVYKSLHKPLTYLGVERTLFYFVCVGAVGAFNLFNSLLAGAAVFVGGFAFGHWVTGSDPAFLQILAKSERYKSRYDAAKQGTSRVEVI; translated from the coding sequence ATGCAGACACACACCTATAGCCGGCCAACCATCGGCGCAGCGAGCGACGGGTCATCGCCGCCGAGGCGCAGAAACCGGGTCTACAAGAGCCTGCACAAGCCCCTCACTTACCTTGGTGTCGAGCGAACGCTGTTTTACTTCGTCTGCGTCGGCGCGGTGGGCGCGTTCAACCTCTTCAACAGCCTGCTTGCCGGAGCAGCGGTCTTCGTCGGGGGCTTTGCCTTCGGCCATTGGGTGACGGGGAGCGATCCGGCGTTTCTGCAGATTCTCGCGAAGTCCGAACGCTACAAGAGCCGCTACGACGCGGCGAAACAAGGCACGTCCCGCGTGGAGGTCATCTGA
- a CDS encoding TrbI/VirB10 family protein, giving the protein MPEPIVNASSALPVEPGLHRSAQEPNGVLQKNLKPLLYLGAALLVIVAAVFSSTGTKTTAKKSATPSQPPQPVLQDATDNNVQDLKNQVAAAQQQAAQQKAAADPALANATLAQQAAAANYGPNGQPLPCSPGQPCAQQTGSMPPQLTPSQQEEQQLAAKDKELAYASRFASNIVYRNAQDETPRQPNSAALAESESAPGAQGNAGFSSSAQNRAASSLVAARPAGDPPSSSSTQSTAQHRAEVNIDAATGQPYVIYEGTTLDTVLMNRLDGDAAGPVKVLVSNPLYSHDRQHVLIPDGTIVLGEARKIGASGIGQQRRLAVVFHRMIMPDGYSVDLDQFHGLNQIGEEGLKDKVNNHYFQIFGTSIALGVIAGAGEVEQGGGMITTSGSQAFTTGAASSISQSATTVLDQFLQIPPTITIREGHRVKVYFTQDMLLPAYDNHSIPQTF; this is encoded by the coding sequence ATGCCGGAACCGATTGTGAATGCATCGAGTGCTTTGCCGGTTGAGCCTGGGTTGCACCGTTCCGCTCAGGAGCCCAATGGAGTGCTCCAGAAGAACCTGAAGCCGCTGCTCTACCTGGGCGCGGCATTGCTGGTCATCGTGGCGGCTGTCTTCAGCAGCACGGGCACGAAGACGACCGCGAAGAAGAGCGCGACGCCGAGTCAACCGCCGCAGCCGGTGCTTCAGGACGCCACCGACAACAACGTGCAGGACCTGAAGAACCAGGTTGCCGCCGCGCAGCAGCAGGCGGCGCAACAGAAGGCGGCAGCCGATCCGGCGCTGGCCAACGCGACGCTGGCGCAGCAGGCCGCCGCGGCCAATTACGGCCCGAACGGGCAACCGCTCCCTTGCTCGCCGGGTCAGCCGTGCGCGCAGCAGACAGGTTCTATGCCGCCGCAGTTAACTCCGTCGCAACAGGAGGAACAGCAGCTCGCGGCAAAGGACAAAGAACTTGCCTACGCTTCTCGGTTTGCGTCTAACATTGTTTACAGAAACGCGCAGGATGAAACGCCTCGCCAACCTAACTCTGCTGCCTTGGCGGAGAGCGAGAGCGCACCTGGCGCGCAGGGGAACGCTGGTTTCTCTTCTTCGGCGCAGAATCGCGCTGCGAGTAGTCTGGTAGCCGCTCGACCGGCAGGCGATCCGCCGAGTTCTTCTTCTACACAATCGACCGCCCAGCATAGGGCGGAAGTCAACATCGACGCGGCCACGGGACAGCCTTACGTGATCTACGAGGGGACGACCTTGGATACCGTTCTGATGAATCGGCTGGATGGAGACGCCGCAGGGCCGGTGAAGGTGCTCGTGTCGAATCCTCTCTACTCGCATGACCGGCAGCACGTACTCATCCCGGACGGCACGATTGTCTTGGGCGAGGCGCGCAAGATCGGCGCGTCCGGCATCGGCCAGCAGCGCCGTTTGGCTGTCGTCTTCCACCGCATGATCATGCCCGACGGCTACAGCGTGGACCTCGATCAGTTCCACGGCCTCAACCAGATTGGCGAAGAGGGATTGAAGGACAAGGTCAACAATCACTATTTCCAGATCTTCGGCACCTCGATTGCGTTGGGCGTCATTGCCGGGGCGGGCGAGGTTGAGCAGGGCGGCGGAATGATCACGACCAGTGGTTCCCAGGCCTTCACGACCGGCGCGGCGTCGAGCATCTCGCAGTCGGCGACAACGGTGCTGGACCAGTTTCTGCAGATTCCGCCGACGATCACCATCCGCGAAGGCCACCGCGTCAAGGTCTATTTCACGCAGGACATGCTCCTGCCCGCTTACGACAACCACAGCATCCCACAGACCTTTTGA
- a CDS encoding TrbG/VirB9 family P-type conjugative transfer protein, which produces MNGKLIFIAGLALALIPLGASAQDASARTVEYHSQDIVPIHAKLKYTTLIELPATEKIMEAATGDKDFWVVDVVGNFCFVHPAKAGISSNLNLITDKGNIYSFTLQDVSGSTETPDLKVIVVPADRSSIVASAGPPQFVPAAQLEQSQQALAAVQSHITELNDEFKSAYPLSLKFDYSFHANEAPFDIQAIYHDDKFTYIKTDAQEKFSVYEMKDGKPNLITYQLNNGTYIIPKVMDSGYVELGKKKMEFLRKG; this is translated from the coding sequence ATGAATGGCAAGCTGATCTTCATCGCCGGGCTGGCCCTGGCGCTCATCCCCCTTGGCGCGTCCGCGCAGGATGCGTCGGCGCGCACCGTCGAGTACCACTCGCAGGACATCGTTCCCATCCACGCCAAGTTGAAGTACACGACGCTGATCGAGCTGCCGGCAACCGAGAAGATCATGGAGGCCGCCACCGGCGACAAGGACTTCTGGGTCGTCGATGTCGTCGGCAACTTCTGCTTCGTGCATCCGGCCAAGGCTGGCATCAGCTCGAACCTGAACTTGATCACCGACAAGGGCAACATCTATTCGTTCACCCTGCAGGACGTTTCCGGCTCGACGGAGACGCCGGACCTGAAGGTGATCGTTGTGCCCGCAGACCGTTCCTCCATCGTCGCGTCCGCCGGCCCGCCGCAGTTCGTCCCGGCTGCGCAGCTTGAGCAGTCGCAACAGGCACTTGCCGCCGTGCAGTCGCACATTACTGAACTCAACGACGAGTTCAAGAGCGCCTATCCGCTTTCGCTCAAGTTCGATTACTCGTTCCACGCGAACGAAGCGCCCTTCGACATCCAGGCCATCTACCACGACGACAAGTTCACCTACATCAAGACCGACGCGCAGGAAAAGTTCTCGGTCTACGAGATGAAGGACGGCAAGCCAAACCTGATCACCTATCAGCTCAACAATGGCACCTACATCATCCCCAAGGTGATGGACTCAGGCTACGTCGAGCTGGGCAAGAAGAAGATGGAGTTTTTGCGCAAGGGGTAG
- a CDS encoding TrbC/VirB2 family protein has product MNVLPNPNARRQSLRRLLTRLSLTTVLIVFPALAVAQSGSPFDSGLTSLQNLFTGTIARVASLIAIVIGGYQFAHGEPGAKKTLAGVAAGTGIAVMAVNVLNWLWGI; this is encoded by the coding sequence ATGAACGTGCTGCCCAATCCCAATGCCCGGCGCCAGTCGTTGCGCCGGCTGCTCACCCGCCTCAGCCTCACCACTGTGCTGATTGTCTTTCCCGCTCTGGCCGTCGCGCAGAGCGGCTCACCCTTTGATAGCGGCCTCACCTCGCTGCAAAACCTCTTCACCGGAACCATCGCCAGGGTTGCCAGCCTGATCGCCATCGTGATCGGCGGCTACCAGTTTGCACACGGAGAGCCGGGCGCGAAGAAGACGCTGGCCGGCGTGGCGGCCGGAACGGGTATCGCCGTGATGGCCGTCAATGTCCTCAACTGGCTGTGGGGCATCTGA